The Desulfovibrionales bacterium genome has a window encoding:
- the rplD gene encoding 50S ribosomal protein L4 has translation MPVLDVYNMQKEKVSEITLNDDVFSVPVREDVLHEVVTMQLAKRRAGTASTKSRSEVSGGGSKPWRQKGTGRARSGSNTSPVWRRGGAVFGPTPRDYSYKVTRKVRKLALRMALSAKLRDSQMLIVDDFTLDEIKTKKIIQTMNNLGVKNVLIVMNERQENLEKSARNIPYVDVLPYTDINVHDILIHNNLILHRDCIPKIEEFLLS, from the coding sequence ATGCCAGTCCTAGATGTCTATAACATGCAAAAAGAGAAAGTTTCAGAGATTACTCTGAACGATGATGTCTTTAGTGTTCCGGTTCGAGAAGATGTGCTGCATGAGGTTGTGACTATGCAACTGGCCAAGCGCCGTGCAGGTACAGCTTCAACTAAGAGCCGGAGTGAGGTCAGCGGTGGCGGGAGCAAGCCCTGGCGTCAGAAGGGCACGGGACGGGCGCGGAGTGGTAGTAATACCTCGCCTGTGTGGAGACGCGGAGGAGCGGTTTTTGGCCCAACACCGCGTGACTATAGCTATAAGGTGACGCGCAAGGTCAGAAAACTGGCGCTACGTATGGCCTTAAGCGCCAAGTTGAGAGATAGCCAGATGTTGATTGTGGATGATTTTACTTTAGATGAGATCAAGACAAAAAAAATTATCCAGACCATGAATAATCTCGGTGTAAAAAATGTCTTGATTGTAATGAACGAGCGACAGGAAAACCTGGAAAAATCAGCCCGCAATATACCTTATGTAGATGTCTTGCCGTACACGGATATTAATGTGCATGATATCTTGATACATAATAATCTGATTTTGCACAGGGATTGTATCCCAAAGATCGAGGAGTTTCTCTTGTCATGA
- the rplC gene encoding 50S ribosomal protein L3, producing MIRGMLARKLGTARIFSEEGHSIPVTVVEAGPCTIIQKKTREKDGYNAVQLGFMPQKESRVTKPEAGHFKKADKGCYRYLREFSIDDEELESYELGQEVTVENFEVGEKIDVAGISKGCGFAGVIKRHGFHGGKDTHGSMSHRVVGSIGASSFPSRVIKGKKMPGHMGNSRVTVKNLTILDVRPDENVLVLKGSVPGSKNGLLLIHKCL from the coding sequence ATGATCAGGGGAATGCTAGCGCGTAAGCTGGGAACGGCCCGTATTTTTTCGGAAGAGGGACATTCCATTCCGGTAACGGTGGTAGAGGCAGGGCCTTGTACTATTATCCAGAAGAAAACCAGAGAGAAGGATGGCTACAATGCTGTCCAGTTGGGTTTTATGCCTCAGAAGGAAAGTCGTGTGACTAAACCAGAGGCCGGCCATTTTAAAAAAGCAGATAAGGGATGTTACCGTTACTTGCGTGAGTTTTCTATTGATGACGAGGAACTCGAGTCCTATGAATTAGGGCAGGAGGTCACGGTAGAAAACTTTGAGGTTGGCGAAAAAATAGATGTGGCGGGGATTAGTAAGGGGTGCGGTTTTGCCGGCGTTATAAAGCGGCATGGCTTCCATGGGGGCAAGGATACGCATGGCTCCATGTCCCACCGTGTCGTGGGTTCTATTGGGGCCAGTTCTTTCCCGTCGCGCGTCATTAAGGGGAAAAAGATGCCCGGCCACATGGGTAATAGCCGGGTTACAGTGAAAAACCTGACCATTTTAGATGTGCGGCCGGATGAAAATGTGCTGGTGCTCAAGGGGTCTGTGCCAGGAAGCAAAAATGGCCTGCTGTTGATACATAAGTGCCTTTAA
- the rplV gene encoding 50S ribosomal protein L22, producing MESKAIAKHVRISAIKARTVTRPVSGKKVNEALNLLKFVPKKAARLVSKVIYSALANAAQNPKIDVDTLYIKKIFVDEGPRLKRWRPRSMGKANRIIKRTSHITVVLDEN from the coding sequence ATGGAGTCTAAAGCAATAGCAAAGCATGTGCGCATTTCTGCAATAAAGGCCAGAACGGTGACCAGGCCGGTAAGCGGTAAGAAGGTAAATGAGGCCTTGAATCTCTTGAAGTTTGTACCGAAAAAGGCTGCGCGGCTGGTGAGTAAGGTTATCTATTCGGCCTTGGCGAATGCCGCGCAGAATCCTAAAATAGACGTGGACACACTTTATATTAAGAAGATATTCGTTGATGAAGGCCCCAGGCTAAAACGTTGGCGGCCTAGGTCCATGGGAAAGGCTAATCGCATAATCAAACGTACGAGTCATATAACCGTAGTTCTGGATGAAAATTAG
- the rpsC gene encoding 30S ribosomal protein S3, which yields MGQKVNPISFRLGYIRTWDSRWFAKKDFAAFVYEDRKIRDFIKKKLYHAGISKLLIERAADKLKVKIHTARPSIVIGKKGAEIDKLKQEIEKQIKRPVILDIHEVRKPELDAQLVAESVALQLERRVSFRRAMKKAVFTSLRLGAKGVRIACAGRLGGAEMARREWYREGRVPLHTLRADIDYGFAEAKTTYGIIGVKVWMFKGEVFPEAGTA from the coding sequence TTGGGGCAGAAGGTAAATCCGATTAGTTTTAGGCTTGGTTATATAAGAACCTGGGATTCACGATGGTTTGCTAAAAAAGATTTTGCAGCCTTTGTTTATGAAGATAGAAAGATTCGGGACTTCATAAAGAAGAAGCTTTATCATGCCGGGATTTCCAAGCTTTTGATCGAGCGGGCCGCCGATAAGTTAAAGGTGAAGATTCATACCGCCCGGCCCAGCATCGTCATTGGTAAAAAGGGCGCTGAGATAGATAAGCTTAAACAGGAGATAGAGAAGCAGATTAAGCGGCCGGTTATTTTAGATATTCACGAAGTGCGGAAACCGGAACTGGATGCTCAACTGGTAGCAGAAAGTGTGGCTTTGCAACTGGAGCGGCGGGTTTCGTTTCGCCGGGCCATGAAAAAGGCGGTTTTTACGTCTCTAAGGCTGGGCGCTAAGGGCGTACGGATAGCTTGCGCCGGTCGGCTCGGCGGCGCAGAGATGGCCAGGCGGGAGTGGTACCGGGAAGGGCGGGTGCCGTTGCATACCCTACGCGCCGATATAGACTATGGTTTTGCTGAAGCCAAGACCACATACGGGATCATCGGGGTCAAAGTGTGGATGTTTAAGGGCGAAGTGTTTCCGGAAGCGGGCACTGCGTAA
- the rpsL gene encoding 30S ribosomal protein S12, with the protein MPTVNQLVRSGRKKVKRKSSAPALKECPQKRGVCVRVYTTTPKKPNSALRKVARVRLTNGIEATSYIPGVGHNLQEHSVVLIRGGRVKDLPGVRYHIVRGALDTLGVQDRKKGRSKYGAKRPK; encoded by the coding sequence ATGCCTACAGTTAATCAACTGGTTCGCAGTGGCCGGAAAAAGGTTAAGAGGAAGAGTTCTGCCCCTGCATTAAAAGAGTGCCCGCAGAAGAGGGGGGTATGTGTGCGTGTCTATACTACGACGCCTAAAAAACCGAATTCTGCCTTGCGCAAAGTGGCCAGGGTGCGTTTAACAAATGGAATAGAAGCAACTTCTTATATTCCCGGGGTAGGACATAATTTACAGGAACATTCCGTGGTGCTGATACGCGGCGGACGCGTTAAGGATCTGCCGGGCGTGCGTTATCATATCGTCCGGGGTGCGTTAGATACGCTAGGTGTGCAGGATAGGAAAAAAGGGCGCTCCAAGTATGGCGCTAAGCGGCCCAAGTAA
- the rpsJ gene encoding 30S ribosomal protein S10: MIQNHKIRIRLKGYDHNLLDQSTAEIVETVRRAGGKVAGPIPLPTVINKYCVLRSPHVDKKSREQFEIRTHKRLLDILEPTQQTIDALMKLELSAGVDVEIKL; the protein is encoded by the coding sequence ATGATTCAAAACCATAAAATTCGTATCCGTTTGAAGGGTTATGATCATAACCTGTTGGATCAGTCTACGGCTGAGATTGTGGAAACAGTGAGGCGTGCCGGGGGGAAGGTGGCGGGGCCGATTCCTCTACCTACGGTAATTAACAAGTATTGTGTCTTGCGCTCTCCCCACGTGGATAAAAAGTCCAGAGAGCAGTTCGAAATTCGGACACATAAAAGGCTTCTGGATATTTTGGAGCCGACGCAACAAACCATCGACGCCCTTATGAAACTGGAACTTTCGGCCGGGGTCGATGTCGAGATAAAACTCTAG
- the rplB gene encoding 50S ribosomal protein L2 — MPIKSYKPTSPGRRTQTAIVGEGLSAVEAEKSLLVPINKSGGRNNVGRMTARHNGGGHKRKYRLIDFKRDKRDVSARVASIEYDPNRSARIALLHYADGEKRYILAPVGLAVGDTVVSGENADIKPGNALPIGKMPMGTLLHNLELRPGRGGQIIRSAGSYGQLMAKEGKYSQIKLPSGEVRQVHVACMATVGQVGNLEHESVSLGKAGRARWMGKRPHVRGVAMNPVDHPMGGGEGKSSGGRHPCTPWGYPTKGYKTRRRKSSDKLIIKRRS, encoded by the coding sequence ATGCCAATCAAGAGTTATAAACCTACATCACCGGGTAGAAGGACGCAAACTGCTATTGTGGGCGAGGGCCTGTCGGCGGTTGAGGCGGAAAAGAGCCTTCTGGTTCCTATAAATAAGAGCGGCGGCCGCAATAATGTGGGCCGGATGACGGCGCGACATAACGGCGGGGGACATAAGAGAAAATATAGATTGATTGATTTCAAACGTGACAAGCGTGATGTTTCAGCAAGGGTGGCGAGCATTGAGTACGACCCTAACCGTTCGGCGCGCATTGCCCTCCTCCATTACGCAGATGGAGAAAAACGCTACATTTTAGCTCCAGTCGGCCTGGCGGTAGGGGATACGGTGGTGTCCGGTGAAAATGCGGACATTAAGCCAGGCAATGCCCTGCCGATTGGTAAGATGCCTATGGGTACACTGCTGCATAACCTGGAACTACGGCCCGGCAGGGGTGGACAGATTATACGGAGTGCCGGATCCTATGGCCAGCTCATGGCTAAAGAGGGGAAATATAGTCAGATTAAGTTGCCTTCGGGTGAGGTGCGGCAGGTTCATGTGGCCTGCATGGCTACTGTGGGTCAAGTCGGTAATCTGGAACATGAAAGCGTCTCTTTGGGTAAGGCTGGCCGTGCGAGATGGATGGGAAAAAGACCTCATGTGCGCGGTGTGGCTATGAACCCGGTCGACCATCCTATGGGTGGGGGTGAAGGAAAGTCTTCCGGAGGCAGGCATCCCTGTACGCCATGGGGCTATCCTACCAAGGGCTATAAGACCCGCCGGCGAAAGAGCAGTGATAAACTTATAATTAAAAGGCGTTCTTAG
- the tuf gene encoding elongation factor Tu, whose product MGKKKFERKKPHVNIGTIGHIDHGKTTLTSAITSVLSKAGFAEHIPFDQIDKAPEERERGITIATAHVEYETDKRHYAHVDCPGHADYIKNMITGAAQMDGAILVVGADDGPMPQTREHILLARQVGVPSMVVFLNKVDMVDDPELIELVELELRELLSKYEFPGDDIPIVPGSALKALECSCGKKDCVNCGPIWKLMDAVDSYIPNPVRDIDKPFLMPVEDVFSISGRGTVVTGRVERGMVKVGEEVEIVGIRPTTKTVCTGVEMFRKILDQGQAGDNIGVLLRGTKRDEVERGQVVAKPGSITPHTKFKAESYILTKEEGGRHTPFFNGYRPQFYFRTTDVTGIVKLPDGVEMVMPGDNVSMEVDLITPIAMEKELRFAIREGGRTVGAGVISEIME is encoded by the coding sequence ATGGGGAAGAAGAAATTTGAGCGTAAGAAGCCGCATGTAAACATAGGGACGATAGGGCATATAGATCATGGTAAGACGACGTTAACGAGTGCGATAACGTCGGTGTTATCGAAGGCGGGATTTGCGGAGCATATACCGTTTGATCAGATAGACAAGGCGCCGGAGGAGAGGGAGAGGGGAATAACGATAGCGACGGCGCATGTGGAGTATGAGACGGATAAGCGGCATTATGCGCATGTGGACTGTCCCGGACATGCCGACTATATAAAGAATATGATAACGGGAGCGGCGCAGATGGACGGTGCGATATTGGTAGTGGGTGCGGATGACGGTCCGATGCCGCAGACACGGGAGCATATATTGTTGGCGCGTCAGGTGGGAGTGCCGAGCATGGTGGTATTTTTGAACAAGGTGGACATGGTGGACGATCCTGAGCTGATCGAGTTAGTGGAGCTGGAGTTGAGGGAGCTGTTGTCGAAGTATGAGTTTCCTGGGGATGATATACCGATAGTGCCTGGGAGCGCCTTGAAGGCTTTGGAGTGCAGTTGCGGCAAGAAGGATTGTGTGAATTGTGGGCCGATATGGAAGTTAATGGATGCGGTGGACAGTTATATACCGAATCCGGTGCGGGATATAGACAAGCCATTTTTGATGCCGGTGGAAGATGTCTTCAGCATATCCGGTCGTGGCACGGTGGTGACGGGCCGGGTAGAGCGAGGGATGGTCAAGGTAGGAGAAGAGGTGGAGATAGTAGGGATACGTCCGACGACGAAGACGGTATGTACCGGTGTGGAGATGTTTCGTAAGATATTGGATCAGGGGCAGGCCGGGGACAATATAGGGGTGCTGCTTAGGGGTACGAAGCGTGATGAGGTAGAGCGAGGCCAGGTGGTAGCGAAGCCTGGGAGCATAACGCCGCACACGAAGTTTAAGGCGGAGTCGTACATATTGACGAAGGAAGAGGGAGGGCGGCATACGCCGTTTTTCAACGGGTACAGGCCGCAGTTTTATTTTCGGACGACGGATGTCACCGGGATAGTGAAGCTGCCGGATGGAGTGGAGATGGTGATGCCTGGGGACAATGTATCGATGGAGGTGGATTTAATTACACCGATAGCGATGGAGAAGGAGCTCAGGTTTGCTATTCGAGAGGGTGGACGCACCGTTGGGGCAGGCGTCATCAGCGAAATAATGGAATAA
- the fusA gene encoding elongation factor G, which translates to MPRLVSLEKTRNIGIMAHIDAGKTTTTERILYYTGVSYKIGEVHDGTAVMDWMEQEQERGITITSAATTCLWGGHRINLIDTPGHVDFTVEVERSLRVLDGAVAVFCAVGGVEPQSETVWRQADRYKVPRIAFINKMDRSGADFKHCLGMMKNRLGANPVAVQIPLGSEEGFRGVIDLLGMKAVIWDDSTLGAKYHVEDIPPGLEEEVLAYREQLLEELADVDDGFMEKYLGGEAISPEDIRLSLRKATLSLRAVPILCGSAFKNKGVQLLLDAVVDYLPAPTDVLPVKGLNDKGAEEDRPATDDAPFAALAFKIMTDPFIGNLTFLRVYSGSLTSGGSVYNATKRKKERVGRLVKMHANKREEIKEVFAGDIAAVVGLRDVSTGDTLCDEGSPIQLEAMDIPLPVISVAIEPKSKADQDKLGLSLAKIAMEDPSFKVRTDEETGQTIISGMGELHLEIIVDRLVREFKVDAKVGQPHVAYKETIKRKARAEGKFVRQSGGRGQYGHVWLDIEPLEPGKGIEFVDAIKGGVVPREYISAVEKGIRGAAEVGVSAGYPMTDIRVTLIDGSYHEVDSSEMAFSIAASMGFKEAARKAEPVLLEPIMSLDVVTPEEFIGEVIGDINGRRGKLVGLEARPSIQIASARVPLEQMFGYATDLRSKTQGRATFTMQFSHYAPVPVSLGEEIMRKASAM; encoded by the coding sequence TTGCCACGTCTTGTTTCATTAGAAAAGACACGCAATATCGGCATCATGGCGCACATTGATGCCGGTAAGACTACTACGACAGAACGCATCCTTTATTATACAGGCGTGTCTTATAAGATCGGAGAGGTGCATGACGGCACTGCGGTTATGGACTGGATGGAACAGGAGCAGGAACGTGGCATCACCATTACCTCGGCAGCAACAACCTGCTTATGGGGAGGCCATCGCATAAACCTTATTGATACCCCCGGCCATGTTGACTTTACGGTAGAGGTGGAACGATCGTTGCGGGTATTGGATGGGGCGGTAGCAGTTTTTTGTGCGGTGGGCGGCGTCGAACCACAATCGGAGACGGTGTGGCGTCAGGCGGATCGCTATAAGGTGCCGCGCATTGCCTTTATCAATAAGATGGACCGTTCGGGTGCGGATTTTAAACACTGCCTGGGCATGATGAAAAATCGACTCGGCGCCAATCCTGTGGCTGTTCAGATCCCTCTTGGGTCGGAGGAGGGCTTTAGGGGGGTCATCGATCTTCTGGGGATGAAGGCGGTAATATGGGATGACTCGACGCTGGGGGCGAAATATCACGTAGAAGATATCCCGCCAGGGCTGGAAGAAGAGGTTTTGGCCTATAGGGAACAGTTGCTAGAGGAATTGGCGGATGTAGATGATGGGTTTATGGAGAAATATTTGGGCGGAGAGGCTATCTCCCCGGAAGATATTCGCCTTAGCCTGCGAAAGGCAACCCTATCCTTGAGGGCTGTGCCGATACTATGCGGTTCTGCCTTCAAGAATAAGGGCGTCCAGCTGCTTTTGGACGCCGTTGTTGATTACCTGCCGGCCCCAACGGATGTACTACCGGTCAAGGGCCTGAATGATAAAGGCGCAGAAGAAGATCGGCCAGCAACAGATGATGCGCCTTTTGCCGCGCTGGCCTTCAAGATCATGACCGATCCCTTTATTGGCAACTTGACCTTCCTGCGCGTATATTCCGGTTCACTGACCTCTGGTGGTAGTGTGTACAACGCTACGAAGAGGAAAAAAGAAAGAGTCGGCCGGCTGGTCAAGATGCATGCCAACAAGCGGGAAGAAATTAAGGAAGTTTTTGCCGGGGATATTGCGGCTGTTGTCGGCTTGCGGGATGTTTCTACCGGAGATACCCTTTGTGACGAAGGGTCGCCAATACAGTTGGAGGCCATGGATATCCCTCTACCGGTGATATCGGTGGCCATTGAACCCAAGTCTAAAGCGGATCAGGACAAGCTGGGCCTGTCATTAGCGAAGATCGCCATGGAAGACCCTTCATTTAAGGTTCGAACGGATGAGGAGACCGGGCAGACTATCATCTCCGGGATGGGCGAGTTGCATCTGGAAATTATTGTTGATCGCTTAGTCAGAGAATTCAAGGTTGATGCCAAGGTGGGGCAGCCTCACGTAGCCTATAAAGAGACGATTAAAAGAAAGGCCCGGGCCGAAGGAAAATTTGTTAGACAGAGCGGCGGGCGTGGACAATATGGCCATGTCTGGTTGGATATAGAGCCGCTTGAGCCGGGTAAGGGCATTGAATTTGTAGATGCCATTAAAGGTGGCGTGGTGCCCAGAGAGTATATATCGGCTGTGGAAAAGGGAATAAGGGGAGCGGCAGAGGTCGGCGTATCGGCTGGTTACCCGATGACCGACATTAGAGTAACTCTGATAGATGGTTCATATCATGAGGTTGATTCTTCAGAGATGGCTTTTAGCATCGCTGCTTCCATGGGTTTCAAAGAGGCCGCCAGAAAGGCGGAGCCGGTACTGCTGGAACCTATTATGTCTTTGGATGTGGTTACCCCGGAGGAATTTATCGGTGAAGTAATCGGCGACATTAACGGAAGAAGGGGTAAATTAGTCGGTCTGGAGGCCAGACCGAGCATCCAGATCGCCTCGGCCAGGGTTCCGTTGGAGCAAATGTTTGGTTATGCCACGGATCTGCGTTCAAAAACCCAGGGCCGGGCTACGTTTACCATGCAATTTTCACACTATGCGCCGGTCCCCGTTTCCTTGGGCGAAGAGATTATGCGAAAGGCATCTGCGATGTAG
- a CDS encoding 50S ribosomal protein L23 has translation MKDIYQIIKGPCLTEKSTWQKENANQVCFVVDRQANKIEIKEAVERIFKAKVAAVRTQVNPGKQRRVGRNMGYSSDWKKAVVTLRPGERIEFFEGV, from the coding sequence ATGAAGGATATATATCAAATAATAAAAGGCCCATGCCTCACGGAGAAGAGCACCTGGCAGAAAGAAAACGCCAATCAGGTTTGTTTTGTTGTGGACCGGCAGGCCAATAAAATAGAGATAAAAGAGGCCGTCGAGCGTATTTTCAAGGCCAAGGTGGCAGCTGTACGCACCCAGGTTAACCCCGGCAAACAGAGACGGGTTGGCCGTAATATGGGATATAGTTCCGACTGGAAGAAGGCCGTCGTGACTTTAAGGCCTGGAGAACGCATAGAATTTTTCGAAGGCGTTTAG
- the rpsG gene encoding 30S ribosomal protein S7 has translation MPRRKVVIKREINPDPKYNSGLVAKFVNRIMLRGKKNVAQHILYRAMDIIRDRVGKNPEEVFNAALEHVKPVIEVKSRRVGGATYQVPVEVRPNRRVALAIRWIIGYANSRAEKSMEEKLAAELVDAYNNRGSSIKKKEDTHKMAEANKAFAHYRW, from the coding sequence ATGCCCAGAAGGAAAGTAGTTATAAAGCGGGAGATTAATCCGGATCCAAAATATAATAGTGGATTGGTAGCAAAATTTGTTAACCGGATTATGCTACGTGGTAAAAAGAACGTTGCCCAGCATATACTCTATCGGGCTATGGATATTATACGTGATCGGGTGGGTAAGAATCCGGAAGAGGTGTTTAATGCTGCTCTGGAGCATGTAAAACCGGTAATTGAGGTTAAGTCTCGCCGGGTGGGCGGCGCTACGTACCAGGTTCCTGTAGAGGTGCGGCCGAATAGAAGGGTGGCCCTGGCTATCCGCTGGATAATTGGCTATGCAAATTCACGGGCGGAGAAATCCATGGAGGAAAAACTGGCGGCAGAATTAGTCGACGCCTATAATAATCGCGGGTCATCGATAAAGAAAAAAGAAGATACACACAAGATGGCTGAAGCCAATAAGGCCTTTGCCCATTATCGTTGGTAA
- the rpsS gene encoding 30S ribosomal protein S19 codes for MARSVKKGPFVDGHLMKKLDEARQSQGKKVIKTWSRRSTVIPDMVGITFAVHNGKKFIPVFVSENMVGHKLGEFSPTRTFHAHSGDRKTKVKGKK; via the coding sequence GTGGCAAGATCAGTTAAGAAAGGTCCCTTTGTAGATGGACATTTAATGAAGAAGCTGGATGAGGCCCGTCAATCTCAAGGGAAAAAGGTCATTAAGACTTGGTCACGGCGGTCAACTGTCATACCGGATATGGTCGGTATTACATTTGCAGTGCACAATGGTAAGAAGTTTATACCGGTTTTTGTCTCCGAGAATATGGTAGGCCATAAACTCGGAGAATTTTCGCCCACGCGTACTTTTCATGCCCATTCTGGCGATCGTAAGACCAAGGTTAAGGGAAAGAAGTAG